Proteins encoded together in one Bacteroidota bacterium window:
- a CDS encoding glycosyltransferase family 39 protein, which translates to MNTTFLKVPPAYIILFLVLCCFAILRLDSIGLAYFGDEAMVYGPAVQQMASNGPSMFPGAIQEDLSRGHPMMFHFTAGLFLYLFGNTVTNSHIFALLISLCTLFVVFKISKEFLSDLYSVLVVISVASFPLFIGQSAMVYPEMMLTLFALTTLYFYLKKNPIHFFISASFLLLTKETGILFLFSLAIWNILNSIFIDHKKILSADFIKGQLTFVYPLLPLITFFVLQKIKFGYVFYPEHIGFIKTNYESVEYMIGNLFRQLFEFDYKYWIYLSFALLFLLFHKKISLKHRIIIAVIYFCQYKILYGIWHTNSFIAIAAFIVGSLLIFSVYLSAVKSNFTVKDEMMLVSFLFILIYVLFCVINFFTDRYLIICLPFCLIMVYGLIAQVNYSKQIGIGFSVMILAFNFYFLATTRSNGETTPYYKNVLMVQQEMVDYIESSGLNGDTIYCEFPHFVALNNKSAGFKRRDIWFTIKVDSTIQYNYWITDNFCGQNYYKTIENRKDLKLLKEFKHGNAEMRVYAGF; encoded by the coding sequence ATGAATACAACGTTCCTCAAAGTACCTCCTGCATATATTATCTTATTTCTTGTTTTATGTTGTTTTGCTATTCTTAGGTTAGACTCTATTGGTCTGGCTTATTTTGGGGATGAAGCGATGGTGTATGGCCCCGCTGTTCAACAAATGGCAAGTAATGGGCCCTCTATGTTTCCGGGTGCTATACAGGAAGATTTATCCAGGGGGCACCCTATGATGTTCCATTTCACAGCAGGATTGTTTCTATATTTATTCGGCAATACTGTTACTAACTCACACATATTTGCTCTCCTTATTTCGTTATGCACTTTGTTTGTCGTATTCAAGATAAGCAAAGAGTTTTTATCTGATTTATATTCTGTTTTAGTAGTAATAAGCGTAGCATCTTTCCCTTTATTTATAGGGCAATCCGCAATGGTTTATCCTGAAATGATGCTTACCTTATTTGCTCTCACAACACTTTACTTTTACCTAAAGAAGAACCCCATACATTTTTTTATTTCTGCCTCTTTTCTCCTTCTTACTAAAGAAACAGGCATTCTCTTTTTGTTTTCCTTAGCTATATGGAATATTTTGAACTCTATTTTTATAGACCACAAGAAAATACTCTCTGCTGATTTTATTAAGGGTCAATTGACTTTTGTTTATCCCCTATTACCGCTCATTACGTTCTTTGTTCTGCAAAAAATAAAATTCGGGTATGTGTTTTATCCTGAACATATTGGTTTTATAAAAACAAATTATGAATCGGTAGAATACATGATTGGGAATCTTTTTCGTCAGCTGTTTGAGTTTGATTACAAGTATTGGATATACCTATCTTTTGCACTTCTGTTTCTATTGTTTCATAAAAAAATAAGCCTGAAGCATCGGATAATCATAGCCGTAATTTATTTCTGCCAATACAAAATATTGTATGGCATTTGGCATACCAATTCTTTTATAGCAATTGCAGCCTTTATTGTAGGCAGCTTACTTATTTTTTCTGTTTATTTATCTGCCGTAAAGAGCAATTTCACGGTGAAGGATGAGATGATGTTAGTGTCATTTCTATTTATTTTAATCTATGTATTATTTTGTGTAATTAACTTTTTTACAGACAGATACCTGATTATTTGTTTGCCGTTTTGTTTGATTATGGTCTATGGATTAATTGCACAAGTAAATTACAGCAAACAAATAGGGATTGGATTTTCCGTGATGATTTTGGCCTTCAATTTTTATTTTCTAGCTACAACCCGAAGCAATGGCGAAACCACGCCGTATTATAAAAATGTACTTATGGTGCAACAAGAAATGGTTGACTATATTGAATCCTCGGGTTTAAATGGAGATACAATTTATTGCGAGTTCCCCCATTTTGTTGCTTTAAACAATAAATCGGCAGGCTTTAAAAGGCGTGATATATGGTTTACTATTAAAGTTGATTCTACTATTCAGTATAATTATTGGATTACTGATAATTTTTGTGGACAGAACTATTATAAAACCATTGAAAACAGGAAGGATTTGAAACTTTTAAAAGAGTTTAAGCACGGTAATGCAGAAATGAGAGTATACGCCGGCTTTTAA
- a CDS encoding bestrophin encodes MIKYNPKDWFTFIFRIHRSETFRQLLPLMAGVSTYAFLVTYFELHSFFSKESIDTAKNISAIYSILGFTLSLLLVFRTNSAYDRWWEGRKQWGELTNSSRALAAQLNALLSKNHQNRLTVSNYISLFAYTLQAHLKAEKVNTASIESKFDVSAFSKDDLEKIASSYHQPQQVYNQLTSLLHELKKQNQYSAEEMYVFKNELNKLIEVCGACERIKNTPIPFSYSVFLKKFVFFYVMIFPLTYGLTMSYFIVPATALILYVLASLELIAEEIEDPFNGEANDLPTTEMAENINKSVTAILLN; translated from the coding sequence ATGATTAAATATAATCCAAAAGACTGGTTTACCTTTATTTTCAGAATTCACCGCTCTGAAACCTTTAGGCAGCTTCTTCCACTGATGGCCGGTGTAAGTACTTATGCTTTTCTAGTAACTTACTTTGAGCTGCACTCGTTTTTCTCAAAAGAATCAATTGATACTGCAAAAAACATCTCGGCTATATATTCAATATTAGGCTTCACACTCTCATTGTTATTGGTGTTTAGGACAAACAGTGCCTACGACAGGTGGTGGGAAGGCCGCAAACAATGGGGAGAGCTTACCAACTCTTCAAGGGCATTGGCCGCACAGCTTAATGCGTTATTGAGTAAAAACCACCAAAACAGATTAACAGTATCTAATTATATCAGCTTGTTTGCCTATACCTTACAGGCTCACCTTAAAGCAGAAAAAGTTAACACTGCCTCAATAGAAAGCAAGTTTGATGTATCGGCATTTTCAAAAGATGATTTAGAAAAAATCGCATCAAGCTATCATCAACCACAGCAGGTATATAACCAGCTAACTTCATTACTGCACGAGTTAAAAAAACAGAACCAATACAGCGCCGAAGAAATGTATGTGTTTAAAAATGAACTTAATAAACTCATTGAAGTGTGCGGTGCTTGCGAAAGAATAAAAAATACGCCCATTCCGTTTTCGTATTCTGTATTCTTAAAAAAGTTTGTATTCTTTTATGTTATGATATTTCCCCTAACATACGGACTCACAATGTCGTACTTCATCGTACCGGCAACGGCTTTAATTCTTTACGTGCTGGCCAGCTTAGAGTTGATTGCCGAGGAAATTGAAGACCCGTTTAACGGCGAGGCCAACGATTTGCCTACTACTGAAATGGCTGAAAATATCAATAAATCTGTAACAGCCATTTTACTTAATTAA